The following proteins are co-located in the Nitrospinota bacterium genome:
- a CDS encoding HDOD domain-containing protein, giving the protein MTLKKRVLFVDDEPNILSGLRRMLWGMNDQWDMAFASSGAEALSILASAPHDVVVTDMRMPGMDGAELLAEIIKKYPHIIRIVLSGQSEMEAILKSVGPTHQYLSKPCDAETIKQVITRACYMRDALASDSLKNVVTQLKALPSLPALYLNIMDCLKTPDCSLNKIGEIVSSDISMSAKILQLVNSAFFGQPRRVSDVGFAVSLLGIDTIRALVLSTQVFTQFEARKLENLKLGGLWSHSLIIGTVARDIAKSESKDKKLVDDTFMAGLLHDIGKLVIANNMPDQYREIQAISLKERISLDDAEFKVLGASHAEIGGYLLGLWGLPDPIVEAVFFNHSPGCSAVKQFSPLVAVHAADCFCLNTMADESEPNGPASCLDFNYIKEIGMEEKLPAWEQIYRRAMEKAALNE; this is encoded by the coding sequence GTGACTCTGAAGAAACGCGTGCTTTTCGTTGATGACGAGCCGAACATCCTTTCCGGCCTGAGACGTATGTTGTGGGGGATGAACGATCAGTGGGACATGGCTTTCGCCAGCAGCGGGGCGGAGGCGCTGTCCATTCTCGCCTCGGCCCCCCACGACGTTGTGGTGACCGACATGAGGATGCCCGGCATGGACGGAGCCGAACTGCTGGCGGAGATTATCAAGAAATATCCGCACATCATCAGAATCGTGCTCTCCGGCCAGTCCGAAATGGAGGCGATATTAAAATCTGTCGGGCCGACACATCAATACCTGTCCAAACCGTGCGACGCTGAAACGATCAAGCAGGTGATCACAAGGGCCTGTTACATGCGCGACGCCCTGGCCAGCGACTCGCTGAAAAACGTAGTAACTCAATTGAAAGCGTTGCCAAGCCTGCCGGCGCTTTACCTGAATATCATGGATTGCCTTAAAACTCCGGACTGCTCGCTCAACAAAATAGGCGAGATCGTCTCTAGTGACATTAGCATGTCCGCAAAGATTCTCCAGCTTGTCAATTCCGCGTTTTTCGGCCAGCCCAGGCGAGTGTCCGACGTGGGGTTTGCCGTTTCATTGCTGGGAATAGATACGATAAGGGCTCTTGTGCTGTCAACCCAGGTGTTTACCCAGTTTGAGGCGCGCAAACTGGAAAATTTGAAACTTGGCGGGCTGTGGAGCCACAGCCTTATTATTGGCACGGTGGCAAGGGACATCGCCAAGTCGGAAAGCAAGGACAAAAAACTGGTGGATGACACGTTTATGGCCGGGCTTCTGCACGATATAGGAAAGCTGGTGATCGCCAACAACATGCCGGATCAATACAGGGAGATTCAGGCAATCTCGTTAAAAGAGAGGATCAGCCTTGACGATGCCGAGTTTAAAGTGCTTGGAGCGTCCCATGCCGAGATTGGCGGATACCTGCTGGGATTGTGGGGCCTTCCAGATCCCATAGTGGAGGCGGTATTCTTCAATCATTCCCCCGGCTGTAGCGCGGTGAAGCAATTTTCCCCCTTGGTGGCGGTTCATGCCGCGGACTGTTTTTGCCTGAACACGATGGCCGACGAATCAGAGCCTAACGGGCCGGCCTCCTGCCTGGATTTTAATTATATAAAGGAAATTGGAATGGAAGAAAAACTGCCCGCGTGGGAGCAAATCTACCGGCGGGCCATGGAAAAGGCCGCGCTCAATGAATGA
- a CDS encoding cation:proton antiporter — protein MGIATDIIMLVVAAFFCGLAAQRLGQPLILGYIFAGILLGPNTGGFAVSNIHEIEKLAEIGVALLLFGLGLEFSFKDLRAVKWVALAGTPAQIMVTVAMGLAIGMFWGWDWKTSMWLGALISLSSTMVILKTLMNQGWIGTLSSKVMVGMLIVQDLAVAPMMIILPQLSAPTPDISALGHALLKAAVFIGLMMLFGARLLPKLLGHIARLGSRELFLLTVTAIGLGVGYGTYLAGLSFAFGAFAAGLVLNESDYGHQALSDIIPIRDLFGLLFFASAGMLLDPAFLFEHWREVAALTLIVSVGKGGVFWLISRAFGYGNVVPLAVGLGLFQIGEFAFVLATMGVSTGSIDANLFSLVLSTAIITMIITPIVSGQTERLYAVQKRIFPQKPFPLIGVSETGLEGHVVIAGGGRVGFHIAQVLKRIGRQFIIIELDPRRVEQAKEEAMPVVFGDATHELVLNVARVRQACLLLVTTPSIVVARGVVAQAKRMNEKLDVIARTSAPDHLAMFKSLGVYEVVLPEYEASLEMTRQALLHLRVPPADVYRYADAIRRELYTPLFNRGKEYALLSQLRRADDQFDLRWVELAANSPMAHKTIEENEIRRNTGASVVGVIRDGELTANPGSDFRFLPKDMVGVIGGESAREAFRKMAEPGSAEAAAD, from the coding sequence ATGGGTATCGCCACGGACATTATAATGCTGGTCGTGGCCGCGTTTTTCTGCGGCCTTGCCGCTCAAAGACTGGGCCAGCCACTTATACTCGGATATATTTTCGCCGGGATACTGCTTGGCCCGAACACGGGCGGATTCGCGGTGTCCAACATCCACGAAATCGAAAAGCTGGCTGAAATAGGCGTGGCTTTGCTGCTGTTCGGGCTGGGGCTGGAATTTTCCTTCAAGGACCTGCGCGCGGTGAAATGGGTGGCTCTTGCCGGGACGCCGGCGCAGATCATGGTAACAGTGGCAATGGGGCTTGCCATCGGCATGTTCTGGGGGTGGGACTGGAAGACCTCCATGTGGCTCGGGGCGCTCATATCCCTTTCGAGCACCATGGTGATTTTAAAGACACTGATGAACCAGGGATGGATCGGGACGCTTTCCAGCAAGGTCATGGTGGGGATGTTGATCGTCCAGGACCTTGCCGTGGCGCCGATGATGATAATTCTTCCGCAGTTGAGCGCTCCCACGCCGGACATTTCCGCCCTTGGCCACGCGCTCCTGAAAGCGGCCGTTTTCATCGGACTGATGATGCTTTTCGGCGCAAGGCTCCTGCCCAAATTGCTGGGGCATATAGCCAGGCTTGGATCACGGGAGCTGTTCCTGCTCACCGTGACGGCGATAGGCCTTGGCGTTGGCTATGGCACTTATTTGGCCGGGCTGTCATTCGCCTTCGGCGCCTTCGCTGCCGGGCTTGTGCTAAACGAGTCCGATTACGGGCACCAGGCCTTAAGCGACATTATTCCGATAAGGGACCTTTTCGGACTTCTGTTTTTCGCCTCCGCCGGGATGCTTCTGGATCCGGCGTTTCTTTTTGAACATTGGAGGGAAGTGGCGGCGCTGACGCTTATTGTCAGCGTTGGAAAGGGGGGAGTGTTCTGGCTGATATCGCGGGCATTCGGGTATGGAAATGTGGTCCCGCTGGCGGTGGGCCTTGGCCTTTTCCAGATAGGGGAGTTTGCGTTCGTCCTGGCTACCATGGGCGTTTCCACAGGTTCCATCGACGCGAACCTGTTTTCCCTCGTGCTGTCCACCGCCATCATAACGATGATAATCACCCCCATCGTATCCGGGCAGACGGAGCGGCTTTACGCGGTCCAGAAGCGCATTTTCCCGCAAAAACCATTTCCGCTCATTGGCGTCTCTGAAACCGGGCTTGAAGGACATGTTGTAATAGCCGGTGGGGGGCGCGTCGGCTTCCACATCGCCCAAGTGCTAAAAAGAATAGGCCGCCAATTCATTATAATCGAGCTGGACCCGCGCCGGGTGGAGCAGGCGAAAGAAGAGGCCATGCCAGTGGTGTTTGGCGACGCCACGCACGAACTGGTCCTCAACGTGGCGAGGGTGAGGCAGGCGTGCCTGCTTCTTGTGACCACCCCTTCCATAGTGGTGGCAAGGGGGGTGGTGGCCCAGGCCAAGCGCATGAACGAAAAGCTTGATGTCATCGCCAGGACGTCGGCGCCGGACCATCTTGCCATGTTCAAAAGCTTGGGAGTGTACGAGGTCGTTTTGCCGGAATATGAGGCCAGCCTGGAAATGACGCGGCAGGCCCTGCTCCACCTGCGAGTCCCTCCCGCCGACGTTTACCGCTACGCCGACGCCATCCGCAGGGAGCTGTACACTCCCCTTTTCAACCGGGGCAAGGAGTATGCCCTGCTGTCCCAACTGCGCAGGGCCGATGATCAATTCGATTTGAGATGGGTGGAGCTGGCCGCAAACAGCCCAATGGCCCATAAGACAATAGAGGAAAACGAAATACGGAGAAACACCGGCGCTTCTGTGGTGGGTGTGATACGGGACGGTGAATTGACGGCAAATCCCGGTTCAGATTTTCGCTTCTTGCCCAAGGACATGGTGGGGGTAATCGGCGGAGAAAGCGCCCGGGAAGCTTTCAGGAAAATGGCGGAACCAGGCTCCGCCGAAGCTGCGGCGGACTGA
- a CDS encoding GNAT family N-acetyltransferase, which yields MMIQHNNVYEIDDSFGRLNFDLLEDWLSKTYWSPGIKRDEIVRGAQNSSIVVGCYNSKGQVGYLRVVSDKMRFAYFMDIYVEESHRSKGIAQAMVRFVFDHPEFKDVYMWLLATKDAQGVYSKVGFKPLPNPEMWMLIRRCGC from the coding sequence ATGATGATCCAACACAACAATGTTTACGAGATAGACGATTCTTTCGGCAGATTAAACTTCGACCTTCTCGAAGACTGGCTTTCCAAAACATATTGGAGCCCTGGGATCAAGAGAGATGAGATTGTGCGCGGCGCGCAAAACTCAAGCATAGTCGTCGGCTGCTATAACTCCAAAGGCCAAGTTGGATATTTGCGCGTGGTAAGCGACAAAATGCGGTTCGCCTATTTCATGGACATCTATGTGGAAGAGAGCCACCGGAGCAAAGGGATAGCCCAGGCCATGGTCCGCTTTGTGTTCGATCATCCCGAATTCAAGGACGTTTACATGTGGCTGCTGGCCACCAAGGACGCGCAGGGGGTATATTCGAAAGTGGGGTTCAAGCCCCTGCCAAATCCGGAGATGTGGATGCTGATCCGGAGATGTGGATGCTGA
- a CDS encoding PAS domain S-box protein: MLVFIILPPLNPVLEMLLDAGMVTIFTFPVIYLFVYTPMDRNIAELKKAEARMREFSGELEKKVGERTEDLKWEVLERTRAEEDARKSKVRLELIVETIAEGIYIVNDDGRIVFANSASEKMFGMPRENLYARSYNDKRWKVFKPTGEPLSKGDYPFEIVKATGKPVYGIEIAAVRPEGIMAIIQINAVPLKDSSGKFLGMVASQRDITEMKLANESLRESEKKYKALIDGASDAILIALPDGRIQEANRRAEALFGYTDSELRGMDFNILAPPGKLEGLTEAFRRLVTEGGTIFLHDSSILRKDGKEIPVDISGSAVEYSGKRIIQGLFRDMTQQRLAEESLRQAHRENEQLIAAMPSIFIGVDELDVIKRWNTEAEIAFNIGADAALGGPFVNTRIQWDWPEILQYICMSRDSERTIRAHDIKYMRKDGKNGFLDMTFTPIFGERGKWNGFLVLAADITERKVMESVFSQAQKLEAIGQLAAGIAHEINTPIQYVGDNLRFLEDAFREIDHLICEYAMVSDSAAEGRVSPESAKLAASLAQSMDVNFLREEIPRAVAQSLDGVGRVATIVRAMKDFSHPGVEGKTAVDINKAIESTVTVSRNEWKYVADVVTQFDQELPLAPVVAGEFNQVILNLIVNAAHAIADVVGDGSRSKGTITIGTRKLDNGVEIQLADTGAGIPESIRHKIFDPFFTTKEVGKGTGQGLALARSVIVDKHGGSISFDSEPGKGTVFTIWLPLENAGKGHVQ; the protein is encoded by the coding sequence ATGTTGGTATTTATAATATTGCCTCCGCTAAATCCCGTCCTCGAAATGTTGCTGGACGCAGGTATGGTGACGATTTTCACGTTTCCCGTGATTTACCTTTTTGTGTATACGCCCATGGACCGCAACATCGCCGAACTTAAAAAGGCGGAAGCCAGAATGCGTGAATTTAGCGGCGAGCTTGAAAAGAAAGTGGGCGAGCGCACGGAGGATCTGAAATGGGAAGTGCTGGAGCGCACAAGGGCTGAAGAAGACGCCCGCAAGAGCAAGGTGCGTCTGGAGCTTATTGTTGAAACCATCGCGGAAGGCATTTACATAGTAAATGACGATGGGAGGATAGTCTTCGCCAACAGCGCCTCGGAAAAAATGTTCGGCATGCCAAGGGAGAATTTGTATGCCCGCAGTTATAACGACAAAAGATGGAAGGTTTTCAAACCAACCGGCGAGCCTTTGAGCAAGGGGGATTATCCTTTCGAAATAGTCAAGGCCACCGGCAAGCCTGTATACGGGATAGAAATAGCCGCGGTTCGCCCTGAAGGAATCATGGCGATTATCCAGATAAACGCGGTTCCATTGAAAGACAGTTCGGGAAAGTTCCTTGGCATGGTGGCCTCCCAGCGGGACATCACAGAGATGAAGCTTGCGAACGAATCGCTCCGGGAATCGGAGAAAAAATACAAAGCGCTCATAGATGGCGCCAGTGACGCGATATTGATCGCGCTTCCGGACGGCAGGATACAGGAGGCTAACAGGCGGGCGGAGGCGCTGTTCGGCTACACGGACAGCGAACTTCGCGGCATGGATTTCAATATCCTCGCTCCGCCGGGAAAGCTGGAGGGACTTACCGAGGCGTTCCGGCGGCTTGTCACGGAAGGTGGAACCATTTTTTTGCATGATTCCTCCATTCTGCGGAAAGATGGCAAGGAGATTCCGGTGGACATTTCCGGTTCCGCGGTGGAATATTCCGGCAAAAGAATAATCCAGGGGTTGTTCCGTGACATGACCCAGCAGAGGCTTGCAGAGGAGTCTTTGCGCCAGGCGCACCGCGAAAATGAACAACTCATAGCCGCGATGCCTTCCATTTTCATCGGTGTGGACGAGTTGGACGTCATCAAGCGCTGGAACACGGAGGCAGAGATCGCTTTCAACATCGGAGCCGACGCGGCGCTTGGCGGGCCGTTTGTAAATACGCGGATACAATGGGACTGGCCTGAAATCCTCCAATACATTTGCATGTCAAGGGATAGCGAAAGAACCATTCGCGCGCATGATATAAAATATATGCGGAAAGATGGCAAGAACGGTTTTCTGGACATGACTTTCACGCCGATTTTCGGCGAGCGCGGCAAATGGAACGGATTCCTGGTCCTGGCCGCCGACATCACGGAGCGCAAAGTTATGGAAAGCGTTTTTTCGCAGGCGCAAAAGCTGGAGGCCATCGGCCAACTGGCCGCAGGCATCGCCCATGAGATAAATACGCCCATACAGTACGTTGGCGACAATTTGCGGTTTCTCGAGGACGCTTTCCGGGAAATAGACCACCTTATTTGCGAATACGCCATGGTGAGCGATTCAGCCGCCGAGGGGCGCGTTTCCCCGGAATCGGCGAAACTGGCGGCCAGTCTCGCGCAATCCATGGATGTAAATTTCCTGCGGGAGGAAATACCACGGGCCGTGGCCCAGTCGCTCGACGGCGTGGGAAGGGTCGCCACGATAGTGCGGGCCATGAAGGATTTTTCGCATCCAGGCGTGGAGGGAAAAACAGCGGTGGACATCAACAAGGCCATCGAAAGCACTGTCACCGTTTCGCGCAACGAGTGGAAGTATGTGGCCGACGTTGTTACGCAATTCGATCAGGAACTTCCCCTCGCCCCGGTGGTGGCCGGGGAATTCAACCAGGTGATTTTGAACCTTATCGTAAACGCCGCCCACGCGATAGCAGACGTGGTCGGCGACGGATCACGCAGCAAGGGGACAATCACCATAGGAACCCGCAAACTGGACAATGGGGTGGAAATACAGTTGGCCGACACGGGGGCCGGGATTCCGGAAAGCATCCGCCATAAGATATTCGACCCCTTTTTCACCACCAAAGAGGTCGGCAAGGGCACCGGCCAGGGTCTTGCCCTGGCCAGATCCGTGATTGTTGACAAGCATGGTGGTTCCATTTCCTTCGATTCGGAGCCTGGCAAGGGAACTGTTTTCACAATCTGGCTGCCTCTTGAAAACGCCGGAAAAGGACATGTACAGTGA
- a CDS encoding metallophosphoesterase codes for MFFLIAFSIYAGAHLYIGSRIIPVAKLPVIWKSIAWVGLGLHTLLVPAMFFLRSGGYWPPWLEYYYFAVFTGAGFMAILFPLLLARDAAWLLTRIARSAAAKAVGGKPLRTDPARRRFMLNALNTVFVGAASGVAGVGVSNVRRPPAVVHVTAPVPGLPEQFDGFTIAQITDVHLSPTVRGDYLSLVVDIVNGLDADIVAVTGDMVDGYVNELAGDVESLSRLKAREGAFFVTGNHEYYWNGPAWVDKMRGLGLTALVNQSVAVERGGATALIAGLPDHMAGKDIPGHAPDPRKIIKEAPAHGFKIMLAHQPRSAIYSAEAGFDIMICGHTHGGQFFPWNYIIPLFHPVPTGLSVYRGMTVYASPGTAYWGPPMRAGTRSEITLITLARAGGGRRAT; via the coding sequence ATGTTTTTCCTTATTGCCTTCTCGATCTACGCGGGCGCCCATCTGTATATAGGCTCGCGGATCATCCCGGTGGCAAAGCTGCCGGTCATATGGAAGTCCATCGCGTGGGTGGGGCTCGGCCTTCACACGCTGCTGGTGCCGGCCATGTTTTTCCTAAGATCCGGTGGATACTGGCCGCCATGGCTTGAATACTATTATTTCGCCGTTTTCACCGGCGCGGGCTTCATGGCAATCCTGTTCCCGCTGTTGCTTGCGCGGGACGCGGCATGGCTGCTCACCCGGATTGCCCGTTCGGCGGCGGCCAAGGCCGTGGGCGGGAAACCATTGCGGACGGATCCGGCCAGAAGGCGGTTCATGCTCAACGCGCTTAACACAGTATTCGTCGGGGCGGCTTCCGGCGTGGCGGGCGTCGGCGTTTCCAATGTGCGCAGGCCTCCGGCGGTTGTCCACGTCACAGCGCCTGTGCCGGGATTGCCGGAGCAATTCGATGGATTTACCATCGCCCAGATCACCGACGTTCATTTAAGCCCAACGGTGCGCGGCGATTATCTTTCGCTTGTGGTGGACATTGTCAACGGGCTGGACGCGGATATCGTGGCCGTTACAGGGGACATGGTGGACGGATACGTCAACGAGCTTGCCGGCGACGTGGAAAGCCTCTCCAGGCTCAAGGCCCGTGAGGGGGCTTTCTTTGTCACAGGCAACCACGAGTATTATTGGAACGGGCCTGCATGGGTGGACAAAATGCGCGGGCTGGGCCTTACGGCGCTGGTTAACCAGAGCGTGGCTGTGGAGCGTGGCGGGGCCACGGCGTTGATCGCAGGACTGCCGGACCACATGGCAGGCAAGGACATTCCAGGCCATGCGCCAGACCCGCGCAAAATCATCAAAGAGGCTCCGGCGCACGGTTTTAAGATAATGCTGGCCCACCAGCCCAGAAGCGCCATATATTCGGCCGAGGCCGGATTTGACATTATGATCTGCGGCCACACCCACGGCGGCCAGTTCTTTCCGTGGAATTACATCATCCCGCTTTTTCACCCGGTGCCCACGGGGCTTAGCGTTTACCGGGGGATGACCGTATATGCCAGCCCCGGCACAGCCTACTGGGGGCCGCCTATGCGGGCAGGGACGCGGTCTGAAATAACGCTGATCACCCTTGCCAGGGCAGGCGGCGGCAGGCGCGCAACCTGA
- a CDS encoding response regulator, giving the protein MKFLLADDSKIIRSMVKTALTGMGVTDISEASDGNEALAALAKERFDVMVLDIMMPGLTGLETLAKIRSGDGPNKGIHVFMVTGEAKREFIHQAVKLGAKGYIVKPFEIDDLAKRIKDVLERLYPAKP; this is encoded by the coding sequence TTGAAATTCCTTCTTGCCGATGACAGCAAGATAATAAGGAGCATGGTAAAGACCGCCCTGACAGGGATGGGGGTGACGGACATTTCCGAGGCCTCCGATGGAAACGAGGCTTTGGCGGCGCTGGCCAAAGAGCGGTTCGACGTGATGGTGCTGGATATCATGATGCCGGGGCTTACCGGCCTGGAAACTCTCGCCAAAATACGCTCCGGAGACGGGCCGAACAAGGGCATCCATGTTTTCATGGTGACTGGCGAGGCGAAAAGGGAATTTATCCACCAGGCTGTGAAGCTTGGAGCGAAGGGTTATATAGTCAAGCCTTTTGAAATTGATGACCTTGCCAAAAGGATCAAAGACGTTCTCGAAAGATTGTATCCGGCGAAACCCTGA
- a CDS encoding response regulator, with the protein MNEKILCVDDDPNILSGFKRSLSRRFALDTALGGEEGLEAAAKNGPYAVIVSDMRMPGMDGVRFLAKAREISPDSVRMMLTGYADINSAMDAVNEGNIFRFLTKPCPPEVFAKALDDGIAQYRLVIAERELLEKTLSGSVKALVDILSMVNPAAFGRAARIRKYAKHIIARLNLSQTWRIELAAILSQIGCVTIPPDTIEKYYAGQPLNGDELQMLAAHPMVAFDLLVKIPRLEQVAMMIGAQQKPFGEYNETREPRDRPEEELGAQILKVAVEMDRLVSHGSGFGKAVDEMMKGGQEYDPSLVTALRGVEPAKAAKIAGLVKIRDLAVGMIIGEDLYSKSNMLLLPKGQEITFTMRERIKNLWRNGLVDDQIRVLFDIHERPELNGSGLR; encoded by the coding sequence ATGAATGAAAAGATACTATGCGTGGACGATGATCCGAACATCCTGTCCGGTTTCAAGCGCAGCCTGAGCCGCAGGTTCGCCCTGGATACGGCCCTCGGGGGTGAGGAAGGATTGGAGGCCGCCGCCAAAAACGGGCCTTACGCTGTTATAGTTTCGGACATGAGAATGCCCGGGATGGATGGCGTCCGCTTTTTGGCTAAAGCGCGGGAAATTTCCCCGGATAGCGTGCGGATGATGCTGACCGGTTACGCCGACATAAACAGCGCAATGGACGCAGTGAACGAGGGGAACATCTTCCGGTTCCTGACCAAACCATGCCCACCGGAGGTCTTCGCCAAGGCGCTTGACGACGGAATCGCCCAATACAGGCTTGTAATAGCCGAACGTGAGCTTCTGGAAAAAACGTTAAGTGGCTCCGTCAAGGCGCTGGTGGACATTCTGTCCATGGTGAATCCCGCGGCGTTCGGCAGGGCGGCGCGGATAAGGAAATACGCTAAACATATAATCGCGAGGCTAAACCTTTCGCAAACATGGCGGATCGAATTGGCCGCCATCCTGTCCCAGATAGGTTGCGTGACCATACCGCCTGACACCATCGAAAAATATTACGCCGGTCAGCCGCTCAACGGCGACGAGTTGCAGATGCTCGCCGCGCACCCGATGGTGGCGTTTGATTTGCTTGTTAAAATACCGCGTCTGGAGCAGGTGGCCATGATGATAGGCGCTCAACAAAAACCTTTCGGCGAATATAACGAAACCCGCGAGCCGCGTGACAGGCCGGAAGAAGAGCTTGGCGCACAGATTCTCAAAGTGGCGGTGGAGATGGACAGGCTGGTATCCCACGGCTCCGGGTTTGGCAAGGCTGTGGACGAAATGATGAAGGGCGGGCAGGAATACGACCCTTCGCTTGTGACGGCGCTTCGTGGGGTGGAGCCGGCCAAGGCGGCAAAAATCGCCGGGCTGGTGAAAATAAGGGACTTGGCGGTCGGCATGATAATAGGTGAAGACCTTTACTCCAAAAGCAACATGCTCCTTCTGCCGAAGGGACAGGAGATAACCTTCACCATGCGCGAGCGTATCAAGAATTTGTGGCGCAATGGCCTCGTGGACGATCAGATCAGGGTGTTGTTCGACATTCATGAGCGGCCTGAATTAAACGGCTCCGGACTGCGGTGA
- a CDS encoding DegQ family serine endoprotease has product MKNWRSQARWFALGLGLVMTGAVAGAYLAPPRSPVADPSIATPAIASQGGELPGNIFTKIAKERTPAVVNISTKQKVKTRSMPSPEMEDERMKEFYDRFFPWYREMPKEQVRQSLGSGFVVEEDGYILTNAHVVEQADEVIVTFGDGHNGGDEKEFPAKVIGTDPKTDIALIKISPGKKLPTLALADSSKVEVGEWVMAIGNPFGFSQSVTVGVVSAKGRAIGAGPYDDFIQTDASINPGNSGGPLLNMNGDVIGINSAIYTGGFSQGNIGIGFAVPANSVKDIYAELKKGKVSRGWLGVMIQKITPELMGALNLKSSKGALVGDVFPGSPADKAGIKRGDVIVEFNGQAVDSNDQLPKLVGAVKPGISVKVKIVRDGSEKMFTLSLAEMPDDEEKPARPEVEQESSIGLTVDKLTPDIAKKLDAEGTAGVVVKKVDPAGPAAAAGIHPGDIITEANKQTVRDVASYKSAVGKSKPGDVALLLVKRGKNTHFIAVKVPAGK; this is encoded by the coding sequence TTGAAAAACTGGCGTTCGCAGGCAAGATGGTTTGCATTGGGACTGGGACTTGTCATGACCGGCGCGGTGGCTGGGGCGTATCTTGCCCCGCCGCGCTCTCCGGTGGCCGATCCTTCCATCGCCACCCCGGCGATAGCCTCGCAGGGGGGCGAACTTCCCGGGAACATATTCACGAAAATCGCGAAGGAACGGACCCCGGCGGTCGTGAACATCTCCACAAAGCAGAAGGTGAAAACGCGCTCCATGCCCTCGCCGGAGATGGAAGACGAGAGGATGAAGGAGTTTTACGACAGGTTCTTCCCGTGGTACCGCGAGATGCCCAAAGAGCAGGTTCGCCAGAGCTTGGGCTCCGGATTTGTGGTGGAGGAGGACGGATATATCCTCACCAACGCCCATGTTGTGGAGCAGGCGGACGAGGTGATCGTCACTTTTGGCGACGGGCATAACGGCGGCGACGAAAAGGAATTCCCGGCCAAAGTGATCGGGACGGACCCGAAGACGGACATCGCGCTGATCAAGATATCGCCCGGCAAAAAGCTGCCCACCCTCGCCCTGGCCGATTCGTCCAAGGTGGAGGTGGGTGAATGGGTGATGGCCATCGGCAATCCGTTCGGCTTCTCGCAGTCGGTCACCGTGGGGGTGGTGTCGGCCAAGGGGCGGGCCATCGGCGCCGGGCCGTACGACGATTTCATCCAGACGGACGCTTCCATAAATCCCGGCAATTCCGGCGGGCCGCTGCTTAACATGAACGGGGATGTCATCGGCATCAACTCCGCGATTTACACCGGCGGATTTTCGCAGGGGAACATCGGGATCGGTTTTGCCGTGCCGGCCAACTCGGTGAAGGACATTTACGCAGAGCTTAAAAAAGGCAAGGTGTCGCGCGGGTGGCTTGGGGTGATGATACAGAAGATCACCCCGGAGCTCATGGGCGCGCTTAACCTGAAGTCCTCCAAAGGGGCGCTGGTGGGGGACGTTTTCCCGGGATCACCGGCGGACAAGGCCGGGATCAAGCGGGGGGACGTGATTGTGGAGTTCAACGGCCAGGCCGTGGACAGCAACGACCAGTTGCCAAAGCTGGTGGGCGCCGTCAAGCCGGGCATATCCGTAAAGGTGAAGATTGTGCGGGACGGATCGGAGAAAATGTTCACCCTTTCCCTGGCTGAAATGCCTGATGATGAGGAAAAACCGGCCAGGCCGGAGGTGGAGCAGGAAAGCTCCATCGGGCTTACTGTGGACAAGCTCACACCGGACATCGCCAAGAAACTGGACGCGGAAGGGACCGCCGGTGTTGTCGTAAAGAAGGTGGACCCGGCAGGGCCTGCCGCCGCCGCGGGCATACACCCGGGGGACATCATCACCGAGGCGAACAAGCAGACAGTGCGGGACGTGGCCTCATACAAGTCCGCCGTGGGCAAGTCTAAGCCCGGCGACGTGGCGTTGCTGCTGGTCAAACGCGGGAAGAACACTCACTTCATAGCGGTGAAGGTTCCGGCGGGCAAGTAG